One Xiphophorus maculatus strain JP 163 A chromosome 9, X_maculatus-5.0-male, whole genome shotgun sequence DNA segment encodes these proteins:
- the tmem165 gene encoding transmembrane protein 165, with the protein MPVLLGRGANRSLLFSLAAVLLLSIGVAAIQEEQKAVQEQTQNEKATSPHPVGPMVTETGSSKGNLGFIHAFVASLSVIIVSELGDKTFFIAAIMAMRYNRLTVLAGAMLALGLMTCLSVLFGYATTIIPRIYTYYVSTALFAIFGVRMLREGLKMSPDEGQEELEEVQAEIKKKDEELQRSKLANGSPDVEAGAGPTIPQSKWHKLISPIFIQAFTLTFLAEWGDRSQLTTIILAAREDPFGVAVGGTIGHCLCTGLAVIGGRMIAQKISVRTVTIIGGIVFLAFALSALFIKPETGL; encoded by the exons ATGCCTGTGTTGTTGGGAAGGGGAGCTAACAGAAGTCTGCTGTTTTCGCTCGCCGCCGTGTTGTTGCTGTCGATCGGGGTTGCTGCCATTCAGGAGGAGCAGAAAGCAGTGCAGGAACAGACGCAAAATGAg aaaGCCACCAGTCCCCATCCAGTGGGGCCGATGGTTACTGAGACTGGCTCCAGCAAAGGAAACCTGGGTTTCATCCACGCCTTCGTGGCCTCTTTATCCGTCATCATCGTCTCAGAGTTGGGAGACAAGACGTTTTTCATCGCAGCCATCATGGCCATGCGTTACAACCGCCTCACCGTGCTGGCAGGGGCAATGCTGGCTCTGGGGCTTATGACTTGTCTGTCAG TATTGTTCGGCTACGCCACCACAATCATCCCTCGAATCTACACCTACTATGTGTCCACTGCACTGTTTGCCATCTTTGGGGTGCGCATGTTGAGAGAGGGGCTGAAAATGAGTCCAGACGAAGGGCAGGAAGAGCTGGAGGAGGTGCAAGCAGAGATCAAGAAGAAAGACGAGGAA CTCCAGCGCTCCAAGCTGGCCAACGGCTCTCCAGACGTGGAGGCGGGAGCAGGACCCACCATACCTCAGTCGAAGTGGCACAAACTGATCTCGCCGATCTTCATCCAAGCCTTCACCCTCACCTTCCTGGCAGAGTGGGGGGACCGCTCACAGCTGACCACCATCATTCTAGCTGCCAGAGAG GATCCATTTGGAGTTGCAGTAGGTGGGACAATCGGCCACTGTTTGTGTACAGGACTGGCTGTGATTGGAGGACGAATGATTGCTCAGAAGATTTCTGTGAGGACAG tTACCATCATCGGAGGGATTGTATTTCTGGCATTCGCCTTATCTGCCCTTTTCATCAAGCCAGAAACTGGATTGTAA
- the clock gene encoding circadian locomoter output cycles protein kaput isoform X1 yields MTSSINRDDSSIFDGLMEEDEKDKAKRESRNKSEKKRRDQFNVLIKELGTMLPGNTRKMDKSTILQKSIDFLHKHKEIAAQSESTEIRQDWKPPFLSNEEFTQLMLEALDGFFLAIMTDGNIIYVSENVTSLLEHLPSDLVDQNLLNFLPSGEHSDVYKALSSHVTEGETLTPEYLKTKNQLEFCCHMLRGTIDPKEPPVYEFVKFIGNFKSLNNVPNCNRNGFDGVIQRSLHSTFEDRVCLIATVRLAKPQFLKEMCTVEEPNEEFTSRHSLEWKFLFLDHRAPPIIGYLPFEVLGTSGYDYYHVDDLETLAKCHEHLMQYGKGKSCYYRFLTKGQQWIWLQTHYYITYHQWNSRPEFIVCTHTVVSYAEVRAEQRRELGIEDCPPEVAADKSQDSGSESQLNASSLKEALERFNHSRTPSASSRSSHKSSHTAVSDPASSQMKMQGDRSTPGRQSVSAVEMTSQRRSSVSSQQSMSSQNTGQNGAPSMTSQQSQQLPQQQLQNNQSVQYSNQLEAMQHLKEQLEKKTRMIEDNIQRQLDELRQIQVELERVHGQSLQMFQQKGDEGLNLSSAHSPHGTAGQQGATMSMQGQVVPPAALQNNMQQQQAVQTQTQSQQQTLLRDQSTVMSQSQRSTLTLQPQQNPLSGSLYNTMMIPQQSQANMVQISTSLAQNTGPSNTAVATFAQDRSAQIRFPTAPQLLTKLVTGQIPMGAVMVPTSMFMGQVVTAFAPQQGQTQTISISQQQEQQQQIQVQNQVSALQAGQASLAAQQPQFLQAPRLLHGNQSTQLILQAAFPLQQHSTFSAAAQQQQHQHHQLAAHRSDSLSDRPSTQPQ; encoded by the exons ATGACCTCAAGCATTAACCG AGATGACAGCAGCATTTTTGATGGGTTAATGGAAGAAGATGAAAAGGACAAAGCCAAACG TGAGTCCCGTAACAAGTCCGAGAAGAAGCGCAGAGACCAGTTCAATGTCCTCATTAAGGAGTTGGGCACCATGTTGCCAGGCAACACCCGCAAGATGGACAAGTCCACtattttgcagaaaagcatCGACttcctgcacaaacacaaag AAATTGCTGCTCAGTCAGAATCAACAGAGATCAGACAAGACTGGAAGCCTCCGTTTCTTAGTAATGAAGAGTTCACTCAGCTGATGCTGGAG GCCCTGGATGGGTTTTTCCTCGCCATAATGACCGACGGGAACATAATCTACGTTTCGGAGAACGTGACGTCTCTTCTCGAACACTTACCA TCTGATCTTGTGGATCAGAACCTTTTAAACTTTCTGCCCTCGGGGGAGCACTCTGACGTGTACAAAGCTCTGTCCTCACATGTCACAGAGGGAGAGACTCTAACGCCAGAGTATCTGAAAA caaaGAATCAGCTTGAGTTCTGTTGCCATATGCTTCGAGGGACAATTGATCCCAAGGAGCCCCCCGTGTATGAATTTGTCAAATTCATAGGAAACTTCAAATCTCTCAATAATG TGCCTAACTGTAACAGAAACGGTTTTGACGGGGTGATCCAGCGATCGCTTCACTCTACGTTTGAGGACAGAGTGTGCCTGATTGCGACTGTAAGGCTGGCCAAACCACAGTTCCTCAAG GAGATGTGCACTGTTGAGGAGCCTAATGAGGAATTCACCTCCAGGCATAGCTTAGAGTGGAAATTTCTCTTCTTGGACCACAG AGCCCCGCCCATCATCGGGTACCTCCCATTCGAAGTCCTGGGTACTTCAGGTTACGACTACTACCATGTAGACGACCTGGAGACACTGGCCAAATGCCACGAACACT TGATGCAATATGGGAAAGGCAAGTCGTGCTACTACAGGTTCCTCACCAAAGGGCAGCAGTGGATTTGGCTGCAAACCCATTACTACATCACATACCATCAGTGGAACTCCAGGCCTGAGTTTATCGTCTGCACACACACTGTTGTCAG CTACGCTGAAGTACGAGCAGAACAACGGCGAGAGCTCGGAATCGAAGACTGTCCCCCTGAGGTCGCAGCTGACAAG TCCCAGGATTCAGGCTCCGAATCGCAGCTCAACGCCTCCAGCCTGAAAGAAGCTCTGGAGCGTTTTAACCACAGCCGGACCCCGTCGGCCTCATCGCGCAGCTCGCACAAATCCTCCCACACTGCCGTCTCTGACCCGGCct CTTCACAGATGAAGATGCAGGGAGATAGAAGTACACCAGGCCGACAGTCTGTCTCTGCCGTGGAAATGACATCGCAGCGGAGATCATCAGTCAGCAGTCAG CAGTCGATGAGCTCCCAGAACACGGGCCAGAACGGGGCGCCTTCCATGACTTCACAGCAGTCTCAACAGCTGCCTCAGCAACAGCTTCAAAACAACCAA TCGGTGCAGTACTCTAACCAGCTGGAAGCCATGCAGCACCTGAAGGAGCAGCTGGAGAAGAAGACCAGGATGATCGAGGACAACATTCAGCGGCAGCTGGATGAGCTGCGGCAGATCCAGGTGGAGCTGGAGAGGGTCCACGGGCAGAGTCTGCAG atGTTCCAACAGAAAGGGGATGAAGGACTGAACCTCAGCTCAGCTCATTCGCCTCATGGCACTgctggccagcagggggcgacaatGAGCATGCAAGGCCAGGTGGTCCCTCCAGCAGCTCTACAGAACAACATGCAACAGCAGCAGGCGGTTCAAACCCAAACCCAGTCCCAGCAGCAAACACTTCTGAGGGACCAGAGCACAGTGATGTCACAG tctCAGCGCTCAACATTAACTCTGCAGCCTCAACAGAATCCTCTCTCCGGCTCCCTCTACAACACTATGATGATACCACAGCAGAGTCAAGCTAACATGGTTCAGATTTCCACAAGCCTGGCGCAAAATACCGGACCCAGCAACACTGCCGTGGCAACATTTGCACAGGATCGTTCTGCTCAGATAAG GTTTCCTACAGCTCCTCAGCTGCTGACTAAGCTGGTCACAGGACAGATCCCAATGGGGGCGGTCATGGTCCCCACATCCATGTTCATGGGTCAGGTGGTGACGGCCTTTGCTCCCCAGCAGGGCCAGACTCAGACCATCAGCATTtctcagcagcaggagcagcagcagcagattcaGGTGCAGAACCAGGTTTCCGCGCTGCAGGCAGGTCAGGCTTCTCTGGCCGCGCAGCAGCCGCAGTTTCTGCAG GCTCCTCGGCTCCTTCACGGAAATCAGTCGACCCAGCTAATCCTCCAGGCGGCGTTCCCTCTGCAGCAGCACAGCACCTTCTCTGCCGCAgcgcaacagcagcagcaccagcatcACCAGCTGGCTGCTCACCGGTCAGACAGTCTGTCTGACCGCCCGTCCACTCAGCCTCAGTAG
- the nmu gene encoding neuromedin-U isoform X1 produces the protein MKTFSSQSQPEQRGALCTLHSLSGGAMSPLSTASITLAVLFILTIPASTSAPVSLQQVTTDQRQLLRQIDAVCSSYLSADLKYWTSDVIGELCMLMLVQKSKELRVQENSKRNSQLHPLLHLVSQLHPRRERGLVMSAELQGPGGIESRGYFLYRPRNGKRSLEYE, from the exons ATGAAGACCTTCAGTAGCCAAAGCCAGCCTGAGCAGCGCGGAGCCCTCTGCACCCTGCACAGCCTCAGCGGCGGCGCCATGAGTCCCCTCAGCACGGCCAGCATCACCCTGGCAGTCCTGTTCATCCTCACCATACCAGCCTCTACAA gTGCCCCAGTCAGTCTTCAGCAGGTCACAACAGACCAGAGGCAGCTACTTCGTCAG ATAGACGCTGTTTGCTCATCCTACCTTTCTGCAGACCTGAAATACTGG ACATCAGATGTCATAGGAGAACTCTGTATGTTGATGTTGGTTCAGAAGTCAAAG GAGCTGAGAGTTCAAGAAAATAGTAAAAGG aacTCTCAGTTGCACCCTCTTCTGCATCTCGTTTCTCAGCTCCATCCCAGAAGAGAGAGAGGACTCGTAATGAGC GCTGAACTCCAGGGACCTGGCGGAATTGAAAGCAGAGGCTACTTCCTCTATCGG CCACGAAATGGAAAACGGTCTTtagaatatgaataa
- the clock gene encoding circadian locomoter output cycles protein kaput isoform X3 codes for MTSSINRESRNKSEKKRRDQFNVLIKELGTMLPGNTRKMDKSTILQKSIDFLHKHKEIAAQSESTEIRQDWKPPFLSNEEFTQLMLEALDGFFLAIMTDGNIIYVSENVTSLLEHLPSDLVDQNLLNFLPSGEHSDVYKALSSHVTEGETLTPEYLKTKNQLEFCCHMLRGTIDPKEPPVYEFVKFIGNFKSLNNVPNCNRNGFDGVIQRSLHSTFEDRVCLIATVRLAKPQFLKEMCTVEEPNEEFTSRHSLEWKFLFLDHRAPPIIGYLPFEVLGTSGYDYYHVDDLETLAKCHEHLMQYGKGKSCYYRFLTKGQQWIWLQTHYYITYHQWNSRPEFIVCTHTVVSYAEVRAEQRRELGIEDCPPEVAADKSQDSGSESQLNASSLKEALERFNHSRTPSASSRSSHKSSHTAVSDPASSQMKMQGDRSTPGRQSVSAVEMTSQRRSSVSSQQSMSSQNTGQNGAPSMTSQQSQQLPQQQLQNNQSVQYSNQLEAMQHLKEQLEKKTRMIEDNIQRQLDELRQIQVELERVHGQSLQMFQQKGDEGLNLSSAHSPHGTAGQQGATMSMQGQVVPPAALQNNMQQQQAVQTQTQSQQQTLLRDQSTVMSQSQRSTLTLQPQQNPLSGSLYNTMMIPQQSQANMVQISTSLAQNTGPSNTAVATFAQDRSAQIRFPTAPQLLTKLVTGQIPMGAVMVPTSMFMGQVVTAFAPQQGQTQTISISQQQEQQQQIQVQNQVSALQAGQASLAAQQPQFLQAPRLLHGNQSTQLILQAAFPLQQHSTFSAAAQQQQHQHHQLAAHRSDSLSDRPSTQPQ; via the exons ATGACCTCAAGCATTAACCG TGAGTCCCGTAACAAGTCCGAGAAGAAGCGCAGAGACCAGTTCAATGTCCTCATTAAGGAGTTGGGCACCATGTTGCCAGGCAACACCCGCAAGATGGACAAGTCCACtattttgcagaaaagcatCGACttcctgcacaaacacaaag AAATTGCTGCTCAGTCAGAATCAACAGAGATCAGACAAGACTGGAAGCCTCCGTTTCTTAGTAATGAAGAGTTCACTCAGCTGATGCTGGAG GCCCTGGATGGGTTTTTCCTCGCCATAATGACCGACGGGAACATAATCTACGTTTCGGAGAACGTGACGTCTCTTCTCGAACACTTACCA TCTGATCTTGTGGATCAGAACCTTTTAAACTTTCTGCCCTCGGGGGAGCACTCTGACGTGTACAAAGCTCTGTCCTCACATGTCACAGAGGGAGAGACTCTAACGCCAGAGTATCTGAAAA caaaGAATCAGCTTGAGTTCTGTTGCCATATGCTTCGAGGGACAATTGATCCCAAGGAGCCCCCCGTGTATGAATTTGTCAAATTCATAGGAAACTTCAAATCTCTCAATAATG TGCCTAACTGTAACAGAAACGGTTTTGACGGGGTGATCCAGCGATCGCTTCACTCTACGTTTGAGGACAGAGTGTGCCTGATTGCGACTGTAAGGCTGGCCAAACCACAGTTCCTCAAG GAGATGTGCACTGTTGAGGAGCCTAATGAGGAATTCACCTCCAGGCATAGCTTAGAGTGGAAATTTCTCTTCTTGGACCACAG AGCCCCGCCCATCATCGGGTACCTCCCATTCGAAGTCCTGGGTACTTCAGGTTACGACTACTACCATGTAGACGACCTGGAGACACTGGCCAAATGCCACGAACACT TGATGCAATATGGGAAAGGCAAGTCGTGCTACTACAGGTTCCTCACCAAAGGGCAGCAGTGGATTTGGCTGCAAACCCATTACTACATCACATACCATCAGTGGAACTCCAGGCCTGAGTTTATCGTCTGCACACACACTGTTGTCAG CTACGCTGAAGTACGAGCAGAACAACGGCGAGAGCTCGGAATCGAAGACTGTCCCCCTGAGGTCGCAGCTGACAAG TCCCAGGATTCAGGCTCCGAATCGCAGCTCAACGCCTCCAGCCTGAAAGAAGCTCTGGAGCGTTTTAACCACAGCCGGACCCCGTCGGCCTCATCGCGCAGCTCGCACAAATCCTCCCACACTGCCGTCTCTGACCCGGCct CTTCACAGATGAAGATGCAGGGAGATAGAAGTACACCAGGCCGACAGTCTGTCTCTGCCGTGGAAATGACATCGCAGCGGAGATCATCAGTCAGCAGTCAG CAGTCGATGAGCTCCCAGAACACGGGCCAGAACGGGGCGCCTTCCATGACTTCACAGCAGTCTCAACAGCTGCCTCAGCAACAGCTTCAAAACAACCAA TCGGTGCAGTACTCTAACCAGCTGGAAGCCATGCAGCACCTGAAGGAGCAGCTGGAGAAGAAGACCAGGATGATCGAGGACAACATTCAGCGGCAGCTGGATGAGCTGCGGCAGATCCAGGTGGAGCTGGAGAGGGTCCACGGGCAGAGTCTGCAG atGTTCCAACAGAAAGGGGATGAAGGACTGAACCTCAGCTCAGCTCATTCGCCTCATGGCACTgctggccagcagggggcgacaatGAGCATGCAAGGCCAGGTGGTCCCTCCAGCAGCTCTACAGAACAACATGCAACAGCAGCAGGCGGTTCAAACCCAAACCCAGTCCCAGCAGCAAACACTTCTGAGGGACCAGAGCACAGTGATGTCACAG tctCAGCGCTCAACATTAACTCTGCAGCCTCAACAGAATCCTCTCTCCGGCTCCCTCTACAACACTATGATGATACCACAGCAGAGTCAAGCTAACATGGTTCAGATTTCCACAAGCCTGGCGCAAAATACCGGACCCAGCAACACTGCCGTGGCAACATTTGCACAGGATCGTTCTGCTCAGATAAG GTTTCCTACAGCTCCTCAGCTGCTGACTAAGCTGGTCACAGGACAGATCCCAATGGGGGCGGTCATGGTCCCCACATCCATGTTCATGGGTCAGGTGGTGACGGCCTTTGCTCCCCAGCAGGGCCAGACTCAGACCATCAGCATTtctcagcagcaggagcagcagcagcagattcaGGTGCAGAACCAGGTTTCCGCGCTGCAGGCAGGTCAGGCTTCTCTGGCCGCGCAGCAGCCGCAGTTTCTGCAG GCTCCTCGGCTCCTTCACGGAAATCAGTCGACCCAGCTAATCCTCCAGGCGGCGTTCCCTCTGCAGCAGCACAGCACCTTCTCTGCCGCAgcgcaacagcagcagcaccagcatcACCAGCTGGCTGCTCACCGGTCAGACAGTCTGTCTGACCGCCCGTCCACTCAGCCTCAGTAG
- the nmu gene encoding neuromedin-U isoform X2: MKTFSSQSQPEQRGALCTLHSLSGGAMSPLSTASITLAVLFILTIPASTSAPVSLQQVTTDQRQLLRQIDAVCSSYLSADLKYWTSDVIGELCMLMLVQKSKELRVQENSKRLHPRRERGLVMSAELQGPGGIESRGYFLYRPRNGKRSLEYE; the protein is encoded by the exons ATGAAGACCTTCAGTAGCCAAAGCCAGCCTGAGCAGCGCGGAGCCCTCTGCACCCTGCACAGCCTCAGCGGCGGCGCCATGAGTCCCCTCAGCACGGCCAGCATCACCCTGGCAGTCCTGTTCATCCTCACCATACCAGCCTCTACAA gTGCCCCAGTCAGTCTTCAGCAGGTCACAACAGACCAGAGGCAGCTACTTCGTCAG ATAGACGCTGTTTGCTCATCCTACCTTTCTGCAGACCTGAAATACTGG ACATCAGATGTCATAGGAGAACTCTGTATGTTGATGTTGGTTCAGAAGTCAAAG GAGCTGAGAGTTCAAGAAAATAGTAAAAGG CTCCATCCCAGAAGAGAGAGAGGACTCGTAATGAGC GCTGAACTCCAGGGACCTGGCGGAATTGAAAGCAGAGGCTACTTCCTCTATCGG CCACGAAATGGAAAACGGTCTTtagaatatgaataa
- the clock gene encoding circadian locomoter output cycles protein kaput isoform X2: MTSSINRDDSSIFDGLMEEDEKDKAKRESRNKSEKKRRDQFNVLIKELGTMLPGNTRKMDKSTILQKSIDFLHKHKEIAAQSESTEIRQDWKPPFLSNEEFTQLMLEALDGFFLAIMTDGNIIYVSENVTSLLEHLPSDLVDQNLLNFLPSGEHSDVYKALSSHVTEGETLTPEYLKTKNQLEFCCHMLRGTIDPKEPPVYEFVKFIGNFKSLNNVPNCNRNGFDGVIQRSLHSTFEDRVCLIATVRLAKPQFLKEMCTVEEPNEEFTSRHSLEWKFLFLDHRAPPIIGYLPFEVLGTSGYDYYHVDDLETLAKCHEHLMQYGKGKSCYYRFLTKGQQWIWLQTHYYITYHQWNSRPEFIVCTHTVVSYAEVRAEQRRELGIEDCPPEVAADKSQDSGSESQLNASSLKEALERFNHSRTPSASSRSSHKSSHTAVSDPASSQMKMQGDRSTPGRQSVSAVEMTSQRRSSVSSQSMSSQNTGQNGAPSMTSQQSQQLPQQQLQNNQSVQYSNQLEAMQHLKEQLEKKTRMIEDNIQRQLDELRQIQVELERVHGQSLQMFQQKGDEGLNLSSAHSPHGTAGQQGATMSMQGQVVPPAALQNNMQQQQAVQTQTQSQQQTLLRDQSTVMSQSQRSTLTLQPQQNPLSGSLYNTMMIPQQSQANMVQISTSLAQNTGPSNTAVATFAQDRSAQIRFPTAPQLLTKLVTGQIPMGAVMVPTSMFMGQVVTAFAPQQGQTQTISISQQQEQQQQIQVQNQVSALQAGQASLAAQQPQFLQAPRLLHGNQSTQLILQAAFPLQQHSTFSAAAQQQQHQHHQLAAHRSDSLSDRPSTQPQ, translated from the exons ATGACCTCAAGCATTAACCG AGATGACAGCAGCATTTTTGATGGGTTAATGGAAGAAGATGAAAAGGACAAAGCCAAACG TGAGTCCCGTAACAAGTCCGAGAAGAAGCGCAGAGACCAGTTCAATGTCCTCATTAAGGAGTTGGGCACCATGTTGCCAGGCAACACCCGCAAGATGGACAAGTCCACtattttgcagaaaagcatCGACttcctgcacaaacacaaag AAATTGCTGCTCAGTCAGAATCAACAGAGATCAGACAAGACTGGAAGCCTCCGTTTCTTAGTAATGAAGAGTTCACTCAGCTGATGCTGGAG GCCCTGGATGGGTTTTTCCTCGCCATAATGACCGACGGGAACATAATCTACGTTTCGGAGAACGTGACGTCTCTTCTCGAACACTTACCA TCTGATCTTGTGGATCAGAACCTTTTAAACTTTCTGCCCTCGGGGGAGCACTCTGACGTGTACAAAGCTCTGTCCTCACATGTCACAGAGGGAGAGACTCTAACGCCAGAGTATCTGAAAA caaaGAATCAGCTTGAGTTCTGTTGCCATATGCTTCGAGGGACAATTGATCCCAAGGAGCCCCCCGTGTATGAATTTGTCAAATTCATAGGAAACTTCAAATCTCTCAATAATG TGCCTAACTGTAACAGAAACGGTTTTGACGGGGTGATCCAGCGATCGCTTCACTCTACGTTTGAGGACAGAGTGTGCCTGATTGCGACTGTAAGGCTGGCCAAACCACAGTTCCTCAAG GAGATGTGCACTGTTGAGGAGCCTAATGAGGAATTCACCTCCAGGCATAGCTTAGAGTGGAAATTTCTCTTCTTGGACCACAG AGCCCCGCCCATCATCGGGTACCTCCCATTCGAAGTCCTGGGTACTTCAGGTTACGACTACTACCATGTAGACGACCTGGAGACACTGGCCAAATGCCACGAACACT TGATGCAATATGGGAAAGGCAAGTCGTGCTACTACAGGTTCCTCACCAAAGGGCAGCAGTGGATTTGGCTGCAAACCCATTACTACATCACATACCATCAGTGGAACTCCAGGCCTGAGTTTATCGTCTGCACACACACTGTTGTCAG CTACGCTGAAGTACGAGCAGAACAACGGCGAGAGCTCGGAATCGAAGACTGTCCCCCTGAGGTCGCAGCTGACAAG TCCCAGGATTCAGGCTCCGAATCGCAGCTCAACGCCTCCAGCCTGAAAGAAGCTCTGGAGCGTTTTAACCACAGCCGGACCCCGTCGGCCTCATCGCGCAGCTCGCACAAATCCTCCCACACTGCCGTCTCTGACCCGGCct CTTCACAGATGAAGATGCAGGGAGATAGAAGTACACCAGGCCGACAGTCTGTCTCTGCCGTGGAAATGACATCGCAGCGGAGATCATCAGTCAGCAGTCAG TCGATGAGCTCCCAGAACACGGGCCAGAACGGGGCGCCTTCCATGACTTCACAGCAGTCTCAACAGCTGCCTCAGCAACAGCTTCAAAACAACCAA TCGGTGCAGTACTCTAACCAGCTGGAAGCCATGCAGCACCTGAAGGAGCAGCTGGAGAAGAAGACCAGGATGATCGAGGACAACATTCAGCGGCAGCTGGATGAGCTGCGGCAGATCCAGGTGGAGCTGGAGAGGGTCCACGGGCAGAGTCTGCAG atGTTCCAACAGAAAGGGGATGAAGGACTGAACCTCAGCTCAGCTCATTCGCCTCATGGCACTgctggccagcagggggcgacaatGAGCATGCAAGGCCAGGTGGTCCCTCCAGCAGCTCTACAGAACAACATGCAACAGCAGCAGGCGGTTCAAACCCAAACCCAGTCCCAGCAGCAAACACTTCTGAGGGACCAGAGCACAGTGATGTCACAG tctCAGCGCTCAACATTAACTCTGCAGCCTCAACAGAATCCTCTCTCCGGCTCCCTCTACAACACTATGATGATACCACAGCAGAGTCAAGCTAACATGGTTCAGATTTCCACAAGCCTGGCGCAAAATACCGGACCCAGCAACACTGCCGTGGCAACATTTGCACAGGATCGTTCTGCTCAGATAAG GTTTCCTACAGCTCCTCAGCTGCTGACTAAGCTGGTCACAGGACAGATCCCAATGGGGGCGGTCATGGTCCCCACATCCATGTTCATGGGTCAGGTGGTGACGGCCTTTGCTCCCCAGCAGGGCCAGACTCAGACCATCAGCATTtctcagcagcaggagcagcagcagcagattcaGGTGCAGAACCAGGTTTCCGCGCTGCAGGCAGGTCAGGCTTCTCTGGCCGCGCAGCAGCCGCAGTTTCTGCAG GCTCCTCGGCTCCTTCACGGAAATCAGTCGACCCAGCTAATCCTCCAGGCGGCGTTCCCTCTGCAGCAGCACAGCACCTTCTCTGCCGCAgcgcaacagcagcagcaccagcatcACCAGCTGGCTGCTCACCGGTCAGACAGTCTGTCTGACCGCCCGTCCACTCAGCCTCAGTAG